CGATGATGGATTCTGCTCCGTCGTCGCCGCCGTAGCGAACACCCGCCGTTCTAGGGTacgtgttcgaccccttgtgctgtctTTTTAACTCTGATTTCTAGCACAAGGACaacgccatgattcttgccacgaatgaGATTGATCTATCCAGCTAAATCTTCCTTAGGCCTAGATTGATTAATTttttttagggttagctctccgcagaactcatctcggaccgaccgaaatgtagaaatcggtcccactgattcggcttaggccattgcacatgtacttttcggtctgaccaaaaattgcaaatcggtgtgaccgagttcaagattCAGTGAAACCCTagtaatctcggtgccaccgaactgtgactcggtctaaccgagttcactagtctaggttccaagtgttgcttcggtatcaccaagtttgtcaattcggtagctccgagatcatttctgtagagaactaaaactaagttttttgactcaatttgttttgcaaaacctctatactttgtgatgctcacctactctacctcatctacaaactatacacagggtctgctgacagtttgcctgcaagatgtctgaccaaagtgacaaCCAAAACAGATCTGAACAGCAAGAGCAGTTGAGTGAggtcactagtccctccagcagctatgatgagggcagcaggagcacacctagtaacttgcccaaggcagctactaaagcaagaaagaagagaacttcagattcagaggatgaagattatgttgtagctgaggatgaggccacttcaaagaataaggtggtgaagaaggagtttggcactgctgcatccactaagccaggcatgaacagaaaggcaccagcaaggagagtgcctacatccaaGCCAAGAAAATTTTCCACaggagaaaccatgaagttcacaattgaatctgaagaagaggcagttggtgaagacaagaagaagaagagggcaagaagtACAACAACTAAAGTACTTGGAAAGTCTACTATGGTGAGatctgatgatgaagaggaagaggatgctgctccagcacctaaggcacaaaatctaatgggagatgcaattaagtcaggggtTGTTGCTAAGCCCAAATCTGCTCCCAAAACTGCTGCTCCAGccaccaagtctgcacctaagaggagtacaagaaacattcctgctgaggagaagaacaaggccccagtgcctgaagttgaagaagaagaagctgaagcccaagtgctaaggaagatcaaaccaaagattccagaccacaatgatacaCATCCTGTAGcagaggacatgaggatcaggaaggatgcaggtctgagacttgGGAGGAAGAATGACCCATATGCTGtaaggaggagaactgctgtggattacaggttccacactaaggaacaacaagatttctatgagactattctgctTGATAAGAAgacatagtatgtgacatgagatgggttgactggacatacattagagaaaatgaagatcacttcccagttgTCTATCatagcttcaaggcttgtgaagtggacaagtttgttggccagaagctcactaagtggaatgatgagctgatcatgcaattttaTTCCACtcctcacttttatccagatggcagaattgtatggatgtcagaaggtactaggtaccaatccattgttgatgaatgggccaaattgataaatgccccagaagctcatgaggatgacttggatgtgtatgccaaaaagaagaaagaccataactcaatggcaagtatgtacaaggaaattcctgatgcagacctggaaactcacaagtttggctcagtgaagcACTTATTGTCAGTCCTACCTACAATCAATACCATCCTGAGgcatactcttttgcccaagtctggagatcacataatgataagaggacattccatcaacttgctgcacatatttgatgttcctcagaagttcaaagtgatgagtctgattgtggaaacaatcaaaaggacagtTGTAGATCAGAcgaggtcttgtgggtatgcttcacatattcaggtgctcatcaactccaagatgggcacatgcacttatttgttggacaaggagcatttacctctCAAGTCAGATTTTGAGGATAACACTGTTGTTATGGATGAGAAAGATCCTtcctcagtgcaagcacatgagcagagagagaaggcaagggcagagaaagctgcaaagatgccaagtgctgaagaggcatctcaggtgttcttaaagagtaagcaagatcaacttggatatctgatccaatccaccttgaggattgagaagggcttggccaccctgactcaaaatcaggagagtttggagaggatcattaaacataaattctatgatcttgatatcAAAGTAACCGAGATTCAGTCAGTGGTTGAGCAACTCCAGGAGGAGGTAGAGGAGAAGAaaggcaagtctactacagatgctttcacaagagtgccaagaggtcagaggtctgctgtAGTGCCTGTTCTAGATACAAGAGCcactacatctgcaccagcagccacagcttcagtgccGCCTCCAGcaaccactccaccagctccagttaCATCtacagaagctttcgtccttggagtcatctctacaccacctcatgaagaccaagcctgagagacgcatagcactatgcatatttttaactttttggtaatttgttgccaaagggggagaaatatgtatagatcatattctgagagagagtgtgtgttgttTTTGTCTCTCTTTGCACTTTATTTTCTTGATACTTTAccgtgtgtttgcttgatacactatgtcttttgtgacatacttggatgatcatgtgtttgaccatatgctaccttaatgtgtgcttgaatgatattatcccttatatccatttatgatcattcactttgcttggtgatgagtgcatgtttttcaattgttatcattttgagcgctccaccaagatgtatgtcacatggaagagtgacccatgatcctaacacattgtgcatttgcagtccaaagcaaattctaaataatgcacaaatttagggggagctcttgcttatcacatacttctcaaagcgacaatgtatttcaatcttattatcatttgtcaaagttttgatctatatgttgtcatcaattaccaaaaagggggagattgaaagtgcaactatccctgggtggttttggtaatgatgaacaacatatagctcattgaactaatgccatttcaagataaatatttcaggaaagttgaaTGTTTGGCATTGTGGACCcctaaaaatgctaaggacaaaagattggctcaagatctaaagtccaagactctacattttccatttaagtgatccaagatcacattgagtctataggaaagccaatactattaaaaggggatgaggtgttgcttaatggcttgcttgctcaaaatgcttagtggtatgctccaaagccctaaaccactttctcatatctacatatgtcccaaaccaaaagtcaaactcggccccacggatttgatccatccggcgccaccgagttcatttgacctagccactgccagaaaccctagtcacttcggtctcatcgatagggatctcggtctcaccgagatggggttgcaaactctctgttccccttcgtaacatttcggtctaaccgagatgagcgaccggtcccactgagtctgcaatgcaaactctctgtttccttttcataacgcttcggtccaaccgagacgagcgaatcggtcccaccgagtttgcctgagcaactcgctggttagcttattaccaaagtcggtccaaccgagtttgtgtaatcggtcaaaccgagattacgttatgccctaaccctaatgacatcggtcccaccgagttgacatgttggtcccaccgaaattgcccaatggtcacattatgtactgaatcagtccgaccgagttttctgattcagtcccaccaagtttggtatattgtgtgtaacagttagattttgtgtggaggctatatatacccctccaccctctcctcatttgtgagggaagccatcagaatgtgcctacacttccactacccattttctgagagagagccacctactcatgtgttgaggccaagattttccaatccaaccatatgaatcttgatctctagccttccccaagttgctttccacccagatcatctttccaccaaatccaatcccatgagagtgagttgagtgttggggagactatcatttgaagcacaagagcaaggagttcatcatcaacacaccatctatcatctattaacttttggagagtggtgtctcctagattggttaggtgtcacttgggagcctccgacaagattgtggagttgaaccaaggagtttgtaagggcaaggagatctcctacttcgtgaagatctaccctagtgaggcaagtccttcgtgggcgatggtcatggtgggatagacaaggttgcttcttcatggatccttcgtgggtggagccgtccgtggactcgcgcagccgttacccttcgtgggttgaagtctctatcaacgtggatgtatgatagcaccacctatcggaaccacgccaaaaacatccgtgtctcctattgcgtttgcactctccaatcccatccctttacattcttgcaagttgcatgctttactttccgctgcttatatactctttgcatgcttgcttgaattgtgttaagattgcttgacttgtgctaaattgttaaaatctgccaagaactaaaattgggaaaatgttaagtttttatttggtcaagtagtctaatcaccctcctctagacatacttttgatcctaaactacaagatggtatcagagaacatgctgactgtaggacgcgaccactaggaaaagccacaggatactcttctttgctcatttctaattcttctctatttctactctatagatgacggaccccaggaacaagttcactcagccggatgacgacacccctttcgtatgacacttgaaggaagtcacgaagtacctgaacatcggactacTGAGCTTCACTGGAACCTTCACTGCAACATTatcggaagaggagcgctggaggatcaaAGTTCGTGTACCTGGGAGGACGTTTGCACCAACAATGGAGCCCATTGATTttaccttggatgcaccaagttggaacttgggaaagatcatggcagcccacatcacttttggacgAATTTATGAGGTGTACCGCAAGGAGCTTGAAGACACCGTCTATCAGATATGTGGACACCGAGACaaggaatgggagatgattcgcaccaggaaggatggatcaattgttGCATATATTCAGGAGATGGATCAACACATTCGTCGATACGAGAACCTGATGTGCGCTATCATGAAGAAGACTaagaagctgatgaagaggaatatCGAGGTAGAAGTGGAACTCAAGTCAACACGCGagggatatgaagaagaaattgttgtactactggagaagcatgatgATCTGAAGAAAAAGTTAGGAGTATCCGTGGTGAACCAGAAGCAAGAACCTATGTAGTACATACGGTGTGAGCTTTGCGTTGATACCgatgcgtacgagtacaactcgtttacttgtcctacaaAGACTCTTATGTGTTGCCGCTCATATATATATACTATGTAGTCGCACCTAAGATGATCTGTCGTCTCGTGCTCTTCCATCATAATGATTGCGCCTTCATGCATCCATAGTTTACTCCTGCAAGGATTTCCACGTAAAAATCCATGTCTCGTTTATTCTCGTTATTATGTACCACGCGTGTTTCGTCGATGAAAAGGGGTTAGAGAAAACGAGTTCCATTGCTCCAATCAGTTCCGTGCTGGATCCATATGTGGAAACAAAAGCTAAAAAGACCCACCAACGCAAATCCATTGGATCTGAAATGTAGAGGGAGGGGAACAGCATCATCTGTCTGTCAGGGCCACTGAGTGCAGCACGTGGTGGCGGAGACCCGATGAAGCGCTGGCCCAGCTGCTGCGGTTGCCAGCTGAATTCTGAAATCCACAAGCAAGGATAACTTCTCCCTGCAACTCTCTGATTAACTACTGGATCTCAAaataatatgcatgtagtatatatatataactcTCCAATCTACAATAGCACTGTAGGAGGACAGCAGCACTCTCTCACTTAGCTGTTGCTAGCTATCTCCTTTCCGCCCATCATGTGACCTCCATGCTTGTTCCTACCTAGCTGCCACCTTTTCTCCTTTTAAAAATTGGGACCTCTCACTAAGCAAGTACTAGCACTAACTAACTACCATATCTCTTGCTGTCATGTAGAGTACGTACTACTACTAGCACTAACTAACCACCATATCTCCAGCATCTTATTGATGCCTAGTCCTAAACACATGCATGTTGCCACGAATAATGGCCATAAAATCAACACCTTCATCCCATCTACACTAATGCAACATGCCCCCACCCTGCATCTGCATGTGATGTGCACCTACACACATACCTTGCATGTGATGTGCACCGAGAAACAAAATATATACACCTCCACCTACACATCTCCTACACTTGCAGCCCACACACATACGGAGTAGTACACAGGAAGAACCCGGCGGTGCTAGATAGCTCAAGAAATGGCGCAGCTGCCGCCGAGAGCGCCGAGCGCGGGGGAGCAGGACTGGCCGGTGGCAGGCGAGTTCCTCGGGTTCGCTGCGGCGCGACGGGGCGTGCACCGGCGCTCGGCCAGCGATCCGGCGGCTTTCCTGGAGGCCGTGCCAATGGACCACAtcctcagcggcggcggcggcgacgacgagttcgacaGGCTCGACGACGAGCAGCTCATGTCCATGTTCTCCAATGTCGACGGCGGGTGCGACAGGCCGGGCTTCATGGACACGGGAGAggcggaggagggggcggccagcgCGGGCGCAATGACCGCCGCGGACGGCTTCGGTGACCCTAAGCGGGTTAAAAGGTCTGTTACATTTGCTACTTAGCAAATCTAATTTTTCTTTTTAGCGGAGTAAAGTTAATTTTTTTATGGGTTCATGTGGTATAGTGCCAGAGTAAACGGTAGAAACACAATTACGTTTATTTTAAACATATAAAGCTCGATTTGGTTGGCGATTCTACGGCAACTGTACATTCGTTTACTGTATCTCTAGAGCCAATAATTACCGGCAGTGAATCAGTATTTTTGGTTTTACCCCAGTGAAAAAAAAATACAATTTGAGTGTTCATAAATCAAGACTAGCTGTTCAAATTAACAACTCTGCAAGAAGTTGCCAGTTTAAAAGCCATTTTAAACTGGAAATTTTGATTCGACTCTGCCTCCTGGTCCTGGGTCGCTCTCGGCGGCTCCGGAGGCTCCCCGTCGCCACCTCCTAACCGCCACGTCCTACCTTCGCCGTCGCCGGAGGAGGTCACCGGGCTAAGCTTTGCGACACGGAgcggaggacggcggcgaggtCATGCCCTCTCGCGCGCGAGATCCCCTCCCTTCGAGATCCGCTTCTTCGGCTGCTGCCCCAACCCCTGCCGGTCCTCTGGCCGTCTGGCGCATGCTGCGGCCTGGCCATGCTCTGTTTAGGTGGCTGCTCCTCCCGACGGCTCGGCTCGGCCCAGCTTTCCCTCTTCTTGCGTGCGCTAAGCTGGCCTGCGGAGCACGGAGGCTTCTAGGAGTACATTTCAAGCTTGGATCTCAAAATTCAGAAAATAATTGTTCTTGTTCAGGCGTAAATATTACTCAAATGTGCATGCTTCGTTGTAAAACAATTACCGAAATGGGCTTTCCCATCATACATTCATACTGTATCCCTTGGTAAGCTGAATACACCAAACTCTGCGAATCTAGTAGTAACAAATTAGTTGGCAATTTTGTTTCAGGATATTGGCGAACAGGCAGTCAGCGCAGAGGTCAAGAGTTCGGAAGTTGCAGTACATCTCAGAGCTTGAACGCAGCGTCACCGGTCTCCAGGTATTCACTCTACTTCTCTCGTAAACGGACCTCAACGAAGAACTACAGAAAGATATCAGAAGAACCAAGAAACTAGTCTTGCGCATACTGAATACTTCGACAATTTCTGTCTTGCATTCCCAACAAATAGTCCCTAATTTTGTGTGTGTGAAGAAATAAGTGTCCACGACTTATGCATACACCTAGCACACTCAGAACATTTTCAATGTCCGTTTTCTTTTCAGTGTTGTTtgctaatttttttttcaaaattactgTTCATTTGGGAGTGGATGAGCTCAGTCTCCAAGAGCAATTACCAAGTTTTTCACTATTACTCGAGATAGTTCAGAGACAACAAAACGAGAATTTTAACCATTGATGAAATCCCAAAATTTGATTGGTTGTTTACTTGGTTCAGATGGAGGTGTCAGCACTCTCTCCCCGCGTGGCCTTTCTAGATCATCAGCGGTCATTACTGACCGTCGGCAACAGCCATCTCAGGCAAAGAATTGCCGCCCTTGCACAAGACAAGATCTTCAAAGATGGTACCGAACCTTCCTGCCCCGTTTAGCTAACTTATTATCCGTTTCTCTGTGATAAATATGGGCTCCAGTGCCATCTTTTTTGTCAGGCACCAACCAGCACAACCAAAGACTGTTAATTTGAACAAAATGCAAATAATGTTTTGATGCAAACAGATTTACTGAATGAAAATAAACATTCtgcaaaacaatttttttgattgaCTCCTAGTTAAGCAAAGCCATCCGGTGTCTTGTTTAAACTCATCCCAAAGTTACAATGCAGCTCATCAAGAGGCACTCAAAGAGGAGATTGAGCGACTACGGCAGCTgttccaccaccagaagatcaaggccACAGGCGGCACAGACATGGCCACGGCCGCCTCAATGCAGGCCAAGCAAGAGCTCCTTATGTGTGAGGGAGCCGCGATGCGATAGCACAACATGGCGCAACCAGCCTTTTTGTGGTGACTTTTTCCTTTCACTCTTGTCGATTCATCGTGTGGAAACACACCAATGTTACTAGATTATTTGTGCAGTTTGACATgttctttatttttgttttttgtgatGTTTACTCATCCCTACCGATAATTGTGTTGGGATGGAAAATTGTCGTAGATATATTGTTTGGACCATCCTTACATTTGTGTTGGTAAAGATATTTTTATTACATTTATTCGGTCTTCGGTTTGTGGGAAACAGATTTTTTCTCTCTATAAAGGACGCTTTTATTGACTATAAAAGTCGCATCAAGATTGCAATCGGAATGAACACACATCCAACCtatgcataattatgatgacacaaCCAAcacagaaagaaagaaagaaagaaaacataaaaaaaTGTCAAAGTGAACTACATCATGTAAACCATCAACATCAACCACCACCGATGACAACACTCACAATATGGGAAAATTGCTTCAACAATGACGCCTCCAAGAAGGCAACGATGTGCGAGCCTCATCATCGTCAAATCCACCCACGGAGGCTAGATCTTGGTTTTCAGTTTTCACTCCGAAGAGAACATCCAAACAACTTGAGACAAATGCCTCCACAACGGGATGATGTGGGACACCCCCATTGCCTCGTTCAACTAGTTCAGATCAGTCCTAAAGTTTTCATTCTAGAGCTTGGCACTAATGGTGCAGATTTCCGTTAGTACCCTGGATTGGGTGCCTGTCAGTGCAACAAACCTTTATGTATGTTGCCCAGACTGTACACAGGCGCAATAACAAGGGTACAACAGCAATAAGCTCCCAAGACAAGGCCAAGCCAGAGAGATAGCTCTTTGAGGgatcaaagggcggatcaagaagaccaagacaagctAAGGGAACAAGACATCACTAAGGAAAGACCTCCCTTACCGGGCAGGGGAGCCTGATCAGGTCGAGGCCTCACCAAGGGCAAGTCCCAAGTTTCCCCCGACAGGCTTGCTGGGACCGCCAAGGGCGAGTCTCCACGCAAAGACTCCACCGCTCCACCACACAGCAATGCAAGTTACTTATCAGTGTGGcgtcgagcccccaagtgattaagtggctgTCATTTGGCACGTGGCAGCCATTTGGAAGGAAGATTCCTCCTatatgacacccgtccagaggcgTGTCACGCAGACAGGTAGAAGATGGTTAAGCGGCgcggcaggcttgccgggctgcGCCCACAGCacgacacctagcagtgcatttgatgcactttgtcctaactaccagagttaggtatgatagcactattggcTATCTAATCAGtagataatgactgatttgccactgtggtagccccgtatcctataaaaggagggccatggcaacctaaaaaaggattcagacccttgtacaCTCACAGGCGCATAGCTGCTCTCCCCGAGGCGACCTTGCCGGGCTTGAGCGTCGCGTGTCCGTCGTGGTTCTCccttcaatccaccaaagcaggagtagggttttacgcttctcagtggcccgaacctgggtaaaaaccacaAGTGTCACCCCTGTCGTGTTGTTCCATGGCTTCCactctttgtgcaacatgcccttcccccttgccgaaccacaaggggttgttggccccataggtgatcgtgttccaacacctttggcgcgccaggtagggggaagtGCTTGCGCGAACCCGAGTGAGCAGCGCGTCAATCTTCATCATCACCTTCTTCGTCATTAGCTTCATCGTCCATGGCACCCAAGGAAAAGTCCGGCGCAACAGCCCACCCTTCCACCTCAAAGGCCCCCTCGCATGCAGCCACTGATACTATGCNNNNNNNNNNNNNNNNNNNNNNNNNNNNNNNNNNNNNNNNNNNNNNNNNNNNNNNNNNNNNNNNNNNNNNNNNNNNNNNNNNNNNNNNNNNNNNNNNNNNNNNNNNNNNNNNNNNNNNNNNNNNNNNNNNNNNNNNNNNNNNNNNNNNNNNNNNNNNNNNNNNNNNNNNNNNNNNNNNNNNNNNNNNNNNNNNNNNNNNNNNNNNNNNNNNNNNNNNNNNNNNNNNNNNNNNNNNNNNNNNNNNNNNNNNNNNNNNNNNNNNNNNNNNNNNNNNNNNNNNNNNNNNNNNNNNNNNNNNNNNNNNNNNNNNNNNNNNNNNNNNNNNNNNNNNNNNNNNNNNNNNNNNNNNNNNNNNNNNNNNNNNNNNNNNNNNNNNNNNNNNNNNNNNNNNNNNNNNNNNNNNNNNNNNNNNNNNNNNNNNNNNNNNNNNNNNNNNNNNNNNNNNNNNNNNGGGGGACACGGGTGCCGCAGGGGACGTGACCGACGCAGTCGTCATTCCTCCTGTGGCCGAAGCGGGAGTGGAAGACACCGGGAGAGGGCGGCATCAACAGCATCTCGACGGCCGTGTTCCACAAGGTGCTGGTGGGGAGAATGTTCAGTCTCCGCCTTCCCACCACGCTGGAGGGCGCAGCCGCAGCGACAACGCCCGCTGTGGTGCGAGTTGCGACCCCCTCCTGTCCCTGTTATGGGCGCAGCTACGGGGCGCGTGCCTTACCCAGGGCAAGGTAACCAAGACGAAGCTCCAAACGGGGTTGTCAACCCCCAGGTGCATCCTTCTCACCATCGTACCGCCATGGCGACTCGCTCTCAGTGACGAGAACACGGCGCCACCACCACCGGTACCGTGAGGAGTTGAGTGACATCACGATTCACATCGTCATCTATGCCAAGCACTGGCGCGAGCCCAACTCCTGCTGAGATTCCCGCCAGCGGCCGACcaaatggatgagtggagagccaccattcagaggttGATCAGTTTTGCTGAAGTGGAAGGATCGCAGTGGGCAGGCCCGCCACAGCGCCCGTAGGCAGCAACCACCGCCCGAGCTGCTGACCACATTGAGGAAGCCACCCAGACGGTGCAATCCCCTCCACGGCAGCCAGCGTAGAGGCTACGGCCAGAGCCGCACGACCAAGAGCCCGATGATGCGTTAATGGATTCATCTGATCCTTGAGCCCGTCGAGA
Above is a window of Triticum dicoccoides isolate Atlit2015 ecotype Zavitan chromosome 5B, WEW_v2.0, whole genome shotgun sequence DNA encoding:
- the LOC119308426 gene encoding basic leucine zipper 19-like translates to MAQLPPRAPSAGEQDWPVAGEFLGFAAARRGVHRRSASDPAAFLEAVPMDHILSGGGGDDEFDRLDDEQLMSMFSNVDGGCDRPGFMDTGEAEEGAASAGAMTAADGFGDPKRVKRILANRQSAQRSRVRKLQYISELERSVTGLQMEVSALSPRVAFLDHQRSLLTVGNSHLRQRIAALAQDKIFKDAHQEALKEEIERLRQLFHHQKIKATGGTDMATAASMQAKQELLMCEGAAMR